Part of the Deinococcus roseus genome, ACCCTGGGGGACCTGCTGAAACCCGAGTACAAAAACCTGCTGGTCGTGGAGAACCCTGCCACCTCCAGTCCCGGTCTGGCTTTCCTGCTGGCCACCATCAAAGAACTGGGAGAGAAAGGCGCATACAGCTTCTGGGCTGGTCTGCGGGACAATGGCGTGAAGGTCTCCAAAGGCTGGGAAGACGCTTACTACACCGAATTCAGCCGCAACGGAGGGTCCAGACCCATTGTGGTCAGTTACTCCTCTTCCCCTGCTGCCGAAGTGTTCTACGCCGAGAAGAAACCCAAAACCAGCCCCACCGCCAACCTGTTCCTGCCCGGAAGCAGCTTCCTGCAAATTGAGGGAGCTGCGCTGATCAAAGGCGGCAAGAACGTGGACCTCGCCAAAAAATTCATTGATTTCCTGCTCTCAAAAGAAGCCCAGACAGACATCCCCACCCAGATGTGGGTTTACCCGGTGGCGCAGGGGATCAAACTGGATCCCACCTACCGTTACGCAGGCACCCCGGTCTACACCAAAACCCTGACCCCTGCCGAAATTGCTGCAGGTCAGCAAAAATGGGTGGAAAACTGGACCAAAGTGGTGCTGAGGAATGCGGACCTGAAGGATTTGTAAGATCCCCCATGCAGCGCACCTTCACCACCTTCCTTCTGGCCCTGATCCCTCTGGGATTTCTGGGCTTTTTTCTGATTTACCCGTTTGTCAGGGCTTTGC contains:
- a CDS encoding thiamine ABC transporter substrate-binding protein → MRKTLFFTLPLLATSLFASAHAADLRVVTHSSFNLDKKLLAKFEQENDVKLQLIKAGDAGEMVSKLILTRNAPIADVVYGIDNTLLSRALTADLLAPYQSAALKNVPKKYLLNGAFNPVDYGHVALNIDKAFFQKNKLALPRTLGDLLKPEYKNLLVVENPATSSPGLAFLLATIKELGEKGAYSFWAGLRDNGVKVSKGWEDAYYTEFSRNGGSRPIVVSYSSSPAAEVFYAEKKPKTSPTANLFLPGSSFLQIEGAALIKGGKNVDLAKKFIDFLLSKEAQTDIPTQMWVYPVAQGIKLDPTYRYAGTPVYTKTLTPAEIAAGQQKWVENWTKVVLRNADLKDL